The proteins below come from a single Alnus glutinosa chromosome 9, dhAlnGlut1.1, whole genome shotgun sequence genomic window:
- the LOC133878413 gene encoding UDP-glycosyltransferase 76E2-like yields the protein MEKQGKRRLRVVLVPLPFQGHINPMLQLGSILRSNGFSITVVHAQYSPPDPSSHPDFSFLSLPDTSSDFNVLTSDAFDFVLQLNAKCKARFRECLAADEATGADDGIACIIYDEFMFFSEETAKDLNLPSIILRTSSASNFLARTALIQLKTEGHIPFPESRSQDPVPKLYPLRFKDLPFSIFTNLENFLQMVSKTSNSKTSSAIIHNTINCLENSSLAKIQQQCQIPIFPIGPMHKIASASSSSLLEEDSSCLAWLHKQSCNSVIYVSLGTIAFMDVKEFVEMAWGLTNSQQSFLWVVRPGSVCGAEWIEVLPEGLKENIDERGYIVKWAPQKKVLAHNAVGGFLSHCGWNSTLESICEGVPMICKPCFGDQRVNARYVSHVWSVGLELESELERGEIERAVRRLIVDEEGKEMRKRGKNLKERIELCIKEGGSSNNSLNELIEMIMSF from the exons atggaAAAGCAAGGAAAGAGACGACTCCGGGTGGTGCTAGTACCATTACCGTTCCAAGGCCACATAAACCCAATGCTTCAGCTGGGCAGCATCCTCCGATCCAATGGCTTCTCCATCACAGTCGTACACGCCCAATACAGTCCCCCCGACCCTTCAAGCCACCCCGATTTCAGCTTTCTTTCCTTGCCAGATACCTCTTCTGACTTCAACGTCTTAACTAGCGACGCATTTGATTTTGTATTGCAGCTTAATGCCAAATGCAAAGCTCGTTTCCGAGAATGTTTGGCTGCAGATGAGGCAACAGGAGCCGACGATGGAATAGCCTGCATTATCTACGATGAGTTCATGTTCTTCTCTGAAGAAACGGCAAAGGATCTGAACCTTCCAAGCATCATCTTACGCACATCTAGTGCTTCCAATTTTCTTGCTCGTACTGCCCTTATCCAACTCAAGACAGAAGGCCACATTCCCTTcccag AATCTAGGTCACAGGATCCAGTTCCAAAGCTTTATCCACTCAGGTTCAAGGATCTACCTTTCTCCATTTTTACAAATTTAGAGAACTTTTTGCAAATGGTGAGCAAAACTTCTAACAGCAAAACATCTTCAGCCATCATTCATAATACAATTAACTGCCTTGAAAATTCATCATTGGCAAAGATTCAACAGCAATGTCAAATTCCTATCTTTCCAATAGGCCCTATGCATAAGATTGCCTCGGCCTCCTCTAGTAGCTTATTGGAAGAGGACAGTAGCTGCTTGGCTTGGCTTCATAAGCAAAGTTGTAACTCTGTTATTTATGTAAGCTTAGGAACCATAGCATTCATGGACGTCAAAGAGTTTGTTGAGATGGCTTGGGGCCTAACGAACAGCCAGCAATCTTTCTTGTGGGTGGTTCGACCGGGCTCAGTTTGCGGTGCGGAATGGATTGAGGTATTGCCCGAaggtttgaaagaaaacattgaCGAGAGGGGTTATATTGTGAAATGGGCACCCCAAAAGAAAGTTCTAGCACACAATGCAGTGGGAGGGTTTTTGAGCCATTGTGGATGGAATTCAACACTAGAGAGTATTTGCGAAGGAGttccaatgatatgcaaaccgtGTTTCGGGGACCAGAGAGTGAATGCAAGGTATGTGAGCCACGTATGGAGTGTAGGCTTGGAATTGGAGAGTGAGTTGGAGAGAGGTGAGATAGAGAGAGCTGTAAGAAGACTTATAGTGGATGAAGAAGGGAAAGAAATGCGGAAGAGGGGGAAGAATTTGAAAGAGAGAATCGAACTTTGCATTAAAGAAGGTGGTTCCTCTAACAACTCCTTGAACGAACTAATAGAGATGATCATGTCATTTTAA